The Stomatobaculum sp. F0698 genomic sequence GTCGCAGCGTCCTTCCTGACCCCGCGCGTACTCGAGGCCATGGCTTCGGACGGGCTGGTCCCGAAAATCTTCGCAAAGCGCACGGAGAGCGGCGTTCCGATTTACTCCTTCCTGCTCACCGTGACGCTTGCCATCATCATCCCGATGGCTTTTCAGTATGACATGCGCGGCATCATGATTATCAGCTCGATCAGCCGTTTCGTGCAGTTCGTGCTCGTGCCGCTCGCGGTCATCACCTTCTACTACGGCAAGAACCGCGGTCAGGTGATTGCGAACCCGAAGAAGAACTTTGTGCTGGACGTTCCGCTCTCCCTGCTTTCCCTCGGGCTCACGGTCTTCCTGCTCGCAAAGTTCAAGTGGGCGGCGCAGTTCTCCCTTCAGGTGGACGGTAAGACAGTGCCGAACTACTACGCAATCGTTGCGATGTTCATCGGGTATATTGTGCTTCCGGCGGGTGTCTACTTCTACCGCTCCCGCAAGAAGGCTTAATTCGTCGGTGTAAGCGCTTACAATCGAAAAAAGGCTTGACCTCTCCCGCGCATGGTGCTATATTCCCTTCAACAAAAGGGAGCGCCATACGAGAGAGGTCTTTTTCTATGAGTCAGAAGTTCGCAGTCAACGGCTATTGGTACTTTTACTTTTACGGCTTTACGGTCTGAAAGTAAGAGTGCTTTTTGCTGCGAATAAAATCTCGGGATATGTAACGGGATTGGAGACGTTTCCAAGGCGTCTGCGGTGAAAACACTTCACCGCAGGCGTCTTTTTTGTTCTTGTTACCCGCTGCACAGTTCGTTCAAACAGAGGAGAAAGCATATGATTATCATCATCAACAGCAAGACCAAGCCGGAAAAAGTAAGCGATCTGGTAAACTGGATTGAGAGAAAGGGCCTGAAGACCCATATCACGGAGGGTGATTATCAAAACATCATCGGCGTCATCGGTGATACCTCCCGGATTGATGAGGATCAGGTGAAGAGCTTTGACATTGTCGAGGCTGTGAAGCGCGTCTCGGAGCCGTTTAAGCAGGCAAACCGCAAGTTCCACCCGCACGACACGGTGGTTGAGGTGACACCGGAGGTGAAGATAGGTCACGGCAATTTCGGACTGATTGCGGGTCCCTGCTCGGTGGAGTGCGAGGAGCAGATTATCTTTGTCGCGCAGAGCGTCAAGGCGGCGGGCGCAACCATGCTCCGCGGCGGCGCGTTCAAGCCGCGCACTTCCCCCTACGATTTCCAGGGCCTGAAGGCAGAAGGACTGAAGCTTCTGCTTGAGGCCAAGAAGGCGACAGGCCTTCCGATTGTGACCGAGATTATGAGCGCGGAGCACATTCCGCTCTTTGAGGATGTGGATGTGATTCAGGTCGGCGCGCGGAACATGCAGAACTTTGAGCTCTTAAAGGAGCTCGGCAAGTTGAATAAGCCCATCCTTTTAAAGCGCGGTCTCGCAAACACCATCAAGGAGCTCCTGATGAGCGCCGAGTACATCATGAGCTCGGGCAACGAGAACGTGATTCTCTGCGAGCGCGGCATACGCACCTACGAGACGGCGACCAGAAATACCCTGGATCTCTCCGCGGTTCCGGTGCTGCACGAGCTCTCGCACCTTCCGGTGGTCGTGGACCCGAGCCACGCAACGGGCGTGGCGCGCTATGTAAAGCCAATGGCCATGGCTGCGGTCGCTTCCGGCGCGGACGGCCTGATTATTGAGGTACACAACGATCCGTCGCACGCACTTTCGGACGGTGCGCAGTCCCTGCGCCCGGAGCAGTTCGCGGATGTGTCCCGTGCGATTTCGCTGATTCGGAAGGCAACCGAAGAGGCAAATGCCTGAGCGCGGGAAAAAGTAGCAAGCAAACAGCGAAGATAAGCCGGTGCGGAGCGCCGGGACGGAGGAGAAACTGTATGGAACAGGTTCTGGTGCGGGCTTCAAGGGTTTACGAGGTAATCATAGGCGAAGGTGTGCTTTCGGAACTCGGCCTAAGAGCGGCGGCGCTGCTCCGCGGGCGGAGAGCGGTCATCGTGACGGATTCCAATGTGGGACCGCTGTATGCGAGGCGCACGGAAGAGACCTTGCGGGACGCCGGCTTTGCGGTGACGACCTTTACCTTTCCGGCCGGTGAGGCGTCAAAGAATCCGGGGACGCTCCTTGAACTCCTGACCTTCTTCGCGAAGCAGGAACTCACGCGAGAGGATGTTGTGATTGCGCTCGGCGGCGGTGTGACCGGAGATCTCGCGGGACTTGCGGCGTCTCTTTACCTTCGCGGAGTGCCCTGCATCCAGGTTCCCACCTCGCTGCTCGCCATGGTGGACTCCTCGGTCGGCGGAAAGACCGCAGTGGATTTGCCGGAGGGCAAGAATTTAGTCGGCACCTTCACGCAGCCCTATCTGGTGCTCTGCGACATTACGACCCTCGACACCCTGCCGAAGGAAGTGTTTGAAGAGGGCATGGCAGAAGTCATCAAGTACGGCATGATACGGAGTAAGGAACTCCTGGAACTTCTGCTGACCGACGATGCCGAGCGGAAGCGGGAGCGCGTGATTGCGCAGTGTGTGCGCTTAAAGCGCGATGTGGTCGCGGAGGATGAGCAGGATTTCGGCGAGCGCCAGATTCTGAACTTCGGACATACCCTGGGACATGCCATCGAGCGGGAGATGAACTATAAGCTTTTCCACGGCGACTGTGTCGCAATCGGCATGGCGATTATGACGCGGGCGCTGGTGCGGGACGGCCGCTGCCCGGAGAGCTGTGAGAAGATACTGGAGAAGCTTCTCAAAAAATATAAGCTGCCGAACAGCACGGAGCTGCCGAGCGAGCGCATCCTTGCGGCGGCACGCGCCGACAAGAAGCGCCGGGGCGAGAAGATTACGCTGATTGAGCCGAAAACGCTGGGCAACTGCGTGCTCGTGAAGACGGATTTTGCGGAACTCGCGCGACTTCTGGAGTTGGGGCGCTGAGAGAAAAACAGCCAAAGCGGAGCCATCCGCTTCGGCTGTTTTTATTTTTGAACCGAAAACTTGACAGATACAGGGTGGGGGTATATTATGGCTGTAGTTCAAGTGTACCCCCTGGGGGTATCAATCGGGAGAGGAGGTGCGAGGTGGCGGTGAACGAAGAGACGGCCTGTCCCCATTGCAGCGGCATGAAAAAGGTGCGGGACGGAGCTGAGCAGAGACAGCTCTTAAACCGACTGAACCGTATCGAGGGGCAGATACGCGGGGTAAAGAAGATGCTTGAGGAAGATGCCTACTGTATTGACATTCTGAATCAGGTTTCGGCAGCAAATTGCGCGCTGAACAGCTTTACCAAGGTGCTGCTTGCGGCACACGTAAAGTCCTGTGTCGCGGAGGATGTGCGCGAGGGCAATACGGAAAAGCTGGACGAGCTGGTCAGAACCCTGCAAAAGCTGATGAAGTGAGGCAGATGGTACCGGACGGGACAAGCATGAGAAAGAAGGTAAGATGAAGCAATATACAGTCAGCGGAATGAGCTGTGCGGCTTGCCAGACGCGGGTCGAAAAGGCAGTGTCAAAGCTGCCGGGTGTGAAGAGCTGCTCGGTGAGTTTGCTCACGAACTCCATGGGCGTTGAGGGCGATGTGACGTCAAGCGAGGTCATACAGGCCGTTGAGGCAGCGGGCTACGGCGCGGCGGAGAAGGATGCGGAGGAGCAGAGCCACGGAAGTTTTCAGGCGAAGCTCGCGGCCGAGGAAGATGCGCTAAAAGACAGGGAGACGCCGAAGATGAAGCGGCGACTTGTTGCCTCGATTTTATTTCTTCTGCCGCTTCTCTATCTCACGATGGGACATATGATGTGGGGCTGGCCGCTCCCGGCGTTCTTTGACGGAAACCATGTGGCCATGGGCCTGCTTCAGCTCCTCCTTGCGGCGGCGATTATGGTCGTGAACCAGAAGTTCTTTGTGAACGGTTTTAAGAGTCTGTTCCACGGCGCGCCGAATATGGATGCGCTGATAGCCATCGGCTCTTCGGCGGCCTTCCTCTACTCGACCGTGATTTTGTTTTTGATGACGCGGGCCGTGGTGGACGGCAACCAGGCCAAGGTCACGGAATACATGATGGAGTTTTACTTTGAGACAGCCGCAATGGTGCTTGCGCTGATTACGGTCGGCAAGATGCTGGAGGCCTACTCAAAGGGGAAGACAACGAGCGCTCTTAAGTCGCTCATGAAGCTTGCGCCGAAGACCGCGCGGGTTCTCCGAAACGGCGAGGAAGTCACGGTTCCGGTCGACAGTGTCCGGGTCGGCGACATCTTCCGCGTGAAGCCGGGCGAGAACATCCCGGTGGACGGCCTTGTGGTCTCCGGAAACAGTGCGGTGAACGAAGCCGCGCTGACCGGCGAGAGTCTGCCGGTCGACAAGGCGATCGGCGATGAAGTAAAGTCCGCGACCCTGAACCAGTCCGGCTTCCTTGAGTGCCGTGCGACCAGAGTCGGCGAGGATTCGACCCTCGCGCAGATTATCAAGATGGTAAGCGATGCGGCGGCGACCAAGGCGCCGGTCGCAAAGCTCGCGGATCAAATCTCCGGCGTCTTCGTGCCGGCGGTCATACTGGTGGCAATCGTGACGACCGTCATCTGGCTCCTCGCAGGCGGCAGCATCGGCTTTTCGCTGGCGCGCGGCATTGCGGTGCTCGTGGTGAGCTGCCCCTGTGCGCTGGGCCTTGCGACACCGGTCGCCATCATGGTCGGCAACGGTGTCGGCGCAAGACAGGGCATTTTATTCAAGAATGCCGAAGCGCTGCAGGAGACCGGCAATGTGCAGATTGTGGCGCTCGATAAAACCGGCACCATCACAAACGGCACGCCGGTTGTGACGGATGTGCTGCCGAACGGTGACAGGGATACGCTGCTCCGTGCGGCCTATGCGCTCGAGGCAAAGAGTGAGCACCCGCTCGCAAAGGCGGTCGTCGCCTATGCGAAAGAACAGGGACTTCCCTTAGAGGAGGTCGATGACTTTGCGGCGCTTCCCGGAAACGGTTTAAGCGCCGTGCAAAACGGCACGCAGCTCTTTGCCGGAAACTTGAGCTTTGTGCGCGGCAAAGTCTCGATTCCCGCGGAACTTGAGACAGCGGCGGATGCGCTCGCGGCCGTGGGTAAGACGCCGCTCTACTTTGCGGCGGGACAAGAACTGCTCGGCGTGATCGCGGTCGCGGACACGATGAAGGAGGACAGCGCGGCGGCAATCGCAGAGCTTAAAAAGCTCGGCATCCATGTGGTCATGCTGACCGGCGACAACCAAAAGACGGCCGAGGCCATAGGTAAGCAGGCGGGTGTCAACGAGGTTGTGGCGGGTGTGTTGCCGGACGGCAAGGAGGCCGTGATTCGGGCACTCCGGGAAAAGGGCAAGGTCGCCATGGTCGGCGACGGCATCAACGATGCGCCGGCATTGACTCGCGCCGACATCGGCATTGCAATCGGTGCGGGCGCGGATGTGGCCATCGACGCGGCGGATGTGGTGCTGATGAAGAGCCGTCTCACGGATGTCACGGCGGCGATACGTTTGAGCCGTGCGACCTATCGGAACATTCTGGAGAATCTCTTCTGGGCACTCATCTACAATGTGCTCCTGGTGCCGACGGCGGCGGGCGCCTACCTGCATTTCTTCGGCATCGCGATGAACCCGATGCTCGGTGCGGCGGCAATGAGCCTCTCGAGTGTCTGCGTTGTGAGCAATGCGCTGCGTCTTAATTTGTTCCGCGTGCACGATGCGCGGCATGACAAGCCGCTGCGGCATCATGTTACGGTAAATCAAACAGGGCGGCTTTTGGAAGCCGCAAGCGCCGAAAAGAGCGCGAAAGGAGATTTTATGAAGAAGGAACTTACAATCAAGGGTATGATGTGCGGACACTGCGAGGCGACGGTCAAGAAGGCACTCGAGGCACTGCCGGGCGTTGAGAGCGCTTTGGTGAGCCATGAGAAGGGCGAGGCGGTTGTCGAGCTGAGCAAAGAGGTCAGCGACGAGACGCTCAAGCAGGCAGTCGAAGAGAAGGACTATGAGGTGACCGGCGTTAAGAGTCTCTGAGTCGGAAGCTTGATTTGCAACGCGAGAGCATGACCATGGTCTCCGGGGCGGCGAAAGCCGTACCCGGAGATTTTTTTTGAAAAGAAACGACTTGCTATGGCGGAAATGGGGCTTTGTTTCGGCAAGGGTTGAAAAAGCGACACAGCGGCGCGCCGTGGTAAGTGATGTTCGGAGGAAAGAAGGAACGGTTTTACAAAAGTTTGTAAAAAGCGGTTTTGCGGCTTTTATTTATAAAAGCGCAGTGCTATCATTGGAGTTAGTTAGTGTTTTATAACTAATCCGCAATCAACGGATTCGGCCTACGGGAACGAGCCGCGGTCCGGGCGAAGAAGGGGGAGAAATGTATGGCGGAAGCAAGCAAACAAAACGAGCCGGAAAAAGGGAGGATGGCGAGCTTTTTCTATTATGTGACAAAGTTTGCGGCGGTGAGCAAAGCGAGCTACCAAAAGAGTGTCGTGCTGGCTTGCATCGGGGTTCTCTGCTCCATGGTCCCGTATTTTGTGATGGGCACCATGGTAAAGCAGCTCCTGCAGGGAGAGCGTAATTATGACGTATTTCTCCGTGAGGGAGGACTGATGGCAGTTTTTATTGTGCTCGGTATCCTCTTTCACACCTGTTCTACCAACTTGTCACACAAGACGACCTTCGCGCTGATCGCGGGGATACGGACGGAACTCTGCGAAAAGCTTGCGCGTCTGCCGCTCGGAACGGTGCGCGAGACGCCGTCCGGCGCACTCAAAAATATCATGGTCGAGCGAACGGATGCGATTGAGACGACACTTGCGCACGTGGTGCCGGAGTTTACGGCAAACCTGCTTGCGCCGCTCCTCATGTTTTTGTATCTCTGCCGCATCGATTGGCGTATGGCGCTCTTATCGCTCGCGACCCTGCCGCTTACGCTGCTCTGCCTGATGGCGATGTTTCGCGATTACGAGCGCCCCTTCCGCAGAACACAGGAGACCACCAAGGCACTGAACGATACGGCGGTCGAGTACATCGGCGGCATTGAGGTTATCAAGGCGTTCGGAAAGGCGGAGAGCTCCTATGCCCGCTTTGCGCGCGCGGCCGAGGAGAACGCGAACAGCTTTACCGACTGGATGCAGGCGAGCATTGTGCCGTTTTCCCTCAGTATGACCATTGCACCGGCAACCCTGATTGCGGTGCTTCCGCTCGGCGCGGTCTTTGTAATGCAGGGCACGCTCGCGTTTCATGACTATGTGATGATATTGATTCTCGCCTGCGGTCTGATTACGCCGCTCATCACGGCACTCAGCTACAGCGACGACATCGGCAAGGCGACTTCAATCTTCGGAGAGATTGACGCTGTCCTTACGCTTCCGGAACTCTCGCGTCCGGAGAAGAGTCGCGCCCTGCCGACGGACAGTGAAGTAAGACTTCGCGAGGTGCGTTTCGGCTACGGGGAAAAGGAGGTGCTGCACGGCGTAAACCTCTGCATTCCGGCCGGAAAGGTGACGGCCCTGGTCGGCCCCTCGGGGAGCGGCAAGTCGACCATTGCGAAACTGGTTGCCTCCCTCTGGGATGTGGGAGGCGGCAGCATTACACTCGGCGGTGTTGATTTAAGGGAACTTTCGTCGGAAGACTATAACAGGCAAGTTGCCTACGTTTCTCAGGACAGCTTTCTCTTTAATACAACAGTGCGTGAGAACATACGCATGGGAAGACCCGGGGCGAGTGATGCCGAGGTGGAGCAGGTCGCGCGAGACAGCGGCTGCTATGACTTTATCGCAGGACTCGAGAACGGCTTTGACACCGTGGTCGGCGGAAGCGGAGCGCATTTGTCGGGCGGTGAGCGCCAGCGCATTTCGATTGCCCGTGCGATGATGAAGGATGCGCCGCTCCTGATT encodes the following:
- a CDS encoding heavy metal translocating P-type ATPase, which codes for MKQYTVSGMSCAACQTRVEKAVSKLPGVKSCSVSLLTNSMGVEGDVTSSEVIQAVEAAGYGAAEKDAEEQSHGSFQAKLAAEEDALKDRETPKMKRRLVASILFLLPLLYLTMGHMMWGWPLPAFFDGNHVAMGLLQLLLAAAIMVVNQKFFVNGFKSLFHGAPNMDALIAIGSSAAFLYSTVILFLMTRAVVDGNQAKVTEYMMEFYFETAAMVLALITVGKMLEAYSKGKTTSALKSLMKLAPKTARVLRNGEEVTVPVDSVRVGDIFRVKPGENIPVDGLVVSGNSAVNEAALTGESLPVDKAIGDEVKSATLNQSGFLECRATRVGEDSTLAQIIKMVSDAAATKAPVAKLADQISGVFVPAVILVAIVTTVIWLLAGGSIGFSLARGIAVLVVSCPCALGLATPVAIMVGNGVGARQGILFKNAEALQETGNVQIVALDKTGTITNGTPVVTDVLPNGDRDTLLRAAYALEAKSEHPLAKAVVAYAKEQGLPLEEVDDFAALPGNGLSAVQNGTQLFAGNLSFVRGKVSIPAELETAADALAAVGKTPLYFAAGQELLGVIAVADTMKEDSAAAIAELKKLGIHVVMLTGDNQKTAEAIGKQAGVNEVVAGVLPDGKEAVIRALREKGKVAMVGDGINDAPALTRADIGIAIGAGADVAIDAADVVLMKSRLTDVTAAIRLSRATYRNILENLFWALIYNVLLVPTAAGAYLHFFGIAMNPMLGAAAMSLSSVCVVSNALRLNLFRVHDARHDKPLRHHVTVNQTGRLLEAASAEKSAKGDFMKKELTIKGMMCGHCEATVKKALEALPGVESALVSHEKGEAVVELSKEVSDETLKQAVEEKDYEVTGVKSL
- the aroB gene encoding 3-dehydroquinate synthase, which codes for MEQVLVRASRVYEVIIGEGVLSELGLRAAALLRGRRAVIVTDSNVGPLYARRTEETLRDAGFAVTTFTFPAGEASKNPGTLLELLTFFAKQELTREDVVIALGGGVTGDLAGLAASLYLRGVPCIQVPTSLLAMVDSSVGGKTAVDLPEGKNLVGTFTQPYLVLCDITTLDTLPKEVFEEGMAEVIKYGMIRSKELLELLLTDDAERKRERVIAQCVRLKRDVVAEDEQDFGERQILNFGHTLGHAIEREMNYKLFHGDCVAIGMAIMTRALVRDGRCPESCEKILEKLLKKYKLPNSTELPSERILAAARADKKRRGEKITLIEPKTLGNCVLVKTDFAELARLLELGR
- a CDS encoding metal-sensing transcriptional repressor; translation: MKKVRDGAEQRQLLNRLNRIEGQIRGVKKMLEEDAYCIDILNQVSAANCALNSFTKVLLAAHVKSCVAEDVREGNTEKLDELVRTLQKLMK
- a CDS encoding ABC transporter ATP-binding protein, coding for MAEASKQNEPEKGRMASFFYYVTKFAAVSKASYQKSVVLACIGVLCSMVPYFVMGTMVKQLLQGERNYDVFLREGGLMAVFIVLGILFHTCSTNLSHKTTFALIAGIRTELCEKLARLPLGTVRETPSGALKNIMVERTDAIETTLAHVVPEFTANLLAPLLMFLYLCRIDWRMALLSLATLPLTLLCLMAMFRDYERPFRRTQETTKALNDTAVEYIGGIEVIKAFGKAESSYARFARAAEENANSFTDWMQASIVPFSLSMTIAPATLIAVLPLGAVFVMQGTLAFHDYVMILILACGLITPLITALSYSDDIGKATSIFGEIDAVLTLPELSRPEKSRALPTDSEVRLREVRFGYGEKEVLHGVNLCIPAGKVTALVGPSGSGKSTIAKLVASLWDVGGGSITLGGVDLRELSSEDYNRQVAYVSQDSFLFNTTVRENIRMGRPGASDAEVEQVARDSGCYDFIAGLENGFDTVVGGSGAHLSGGERQRISIARAMMKDAPLLILDEATSYADPENESLIQRSVARLAQNKTLLVIAHRLSTIVNADQIVVVQAGRIAACGTHEALLEESPLYRKMWEAHSSARDCSEEGGLSE
- the aroF gene encoding 3-deoxy-7-phosphoheptulonate synthase, giving the protein MIIIINSKTKPEKVSDLVNWIERKGLKTHITEGDYQNIIGVIGDTSRIDEDQVKSFDIVEAVKRVSEPFKQANRKFHPHDTVVEVTPEVKIGHGNFGLIAGPCSVECEEQIIFVAQSVKAAGATMLRGGAFKPRTSPYDFQGLKAEGLKLLLEAKKATGLPIVTEIMSAEHIPLFEDVDVIQVGARNMQNFELLKELGKLNKPILLKRGLANTIKELLMSAEYIMSSGNENVILCERGIRTYETATRNTLDLSAVPVLHELSHLPVVVDPSHATGVARYVKPMAMAAVASGADGLIIEVHNDPSHALSDGAQSLRPEQFADVSRAISLIRKATEEANA